The sequence cccctccactGCCCAGGGTTCTCCATGCTTCCCAAGGAAGTGGTGATGGATCAAACCCCTCAGGTCCTGAGCATGCACTGGACTTGCCTCCAGAAGCTGCTGGCCGCCACCCTTTGTGCAAGTGCAAatgcaagaggggaaaaaagttggggcaggagctgcctcccTTTCTGgccttcattttttcttctttttccaacaGCTCAGCTCGTATTTATTTATCTCATTTTGCACTAAGgccaagatttttctttcctcttgtgcTTCAAGCTTGGGAAAGCATCATCTCCCATCCTAGAGTCTTCTGGTTTCCCTGCTCAGTTGCACATGGGGTCAGGGAGACAGGCTGAGATCCAAGTAGTCTCTGGGGCACAGAAGGAGCCCAGCCCTCGGCCCAAACCCTGCTCTGCACCGAGCATCTCACACTTCAGAGCTGCCTTTCTCAGGAGTGGGggagggcagcagagctggtccCAACCATCTCCCTCTTCCTGCTCCATTCTCCCAACTTCTGCTAATCCAGCAAAGTCATCTTCCTCCCTGCCAGGGATGCAGCTTCCCTTTGCCTTGGAGAACACCGCCACCTCCTCACACACTCAGGCCAAAATCCCAGTAACCTGTTGGCTGGGTCTGAACTtgggctgctgccccaggctgtCCCACCCTGGCCCCTGCTTTCCCTAGAGGCACTGCTGACTCTTCAAAGCTGCAGTCTGTCCCCTCCACTGCTTTGCTTGGAGAAGAACAGGAAGCACTTGCACCCAGAGCTTCCCACAAGAACAGCCCTTCCCAAATGTGGTTTCTGTGGGACTGTGGGTGGTAACTATCAGTGCCAGCGCCTGGCAGAACTTGTACAAAGACCACAAACCTCAGAGCTTGCAGCAGGACAAGCACACATGTCCAGGTGAAGGTGTGCCCTTATCCTCTACTCCCCTATGGGACGCTCACTGCCTAGCACAAAGCAGGATCCCAACCCAACATTTTCACCTACCTAATGCCAGGGAGCACCAAGGACggctgctctgcaggaaagGAGTCAGAGGGGCAGAGCATAACGTGGTGGATGAGTGGTGGCCTCAGCAGCAAGAGCCTAGACCTGGGCAAGGAGAGAAGGGCAGGTCCCATGACAGTAACCATGTTCAGCTGGGGCTCTGGACAACCCTACTGCAATGAGACAGGTCTGAAGTTAAACCAAGTCCCCAGGTCAGAATCTGGCCCATAGCCCCAGGacacagccaggcacagcaaCACAGCTGTAACATAACTTAGGTGGGAACCACAGTAAAAGCTTTGGCTAAAAACAGCTCCCAAGGAAGAGTGAAGAATGGTTTCTCCACACCTCCCCTCATCCTCAGGctccttccagttctctctCAAAGTGCTCCAAACCCACCTGATGCTTATTAAACCGCTTGCTCTTACCAGCAAACTGGCCTTAAATGCTGAGTTAAACTCCTAGGCAGTGGTGTGTGGTCTAGGTCCTGACACAAAAGGcatttccacccccccaccccccccagctagtcctgcagctttcctttctttccctctcttgtGTAAGCTTTCTGGCTTAATCAAGAGTGCAGGCATCTTGCAGGCCGTAGTACAGAAACAGAGTGCCTGCTGGCAAATGCTGGCAGAAGCTGACAGCTGGCTTCCACCTCTACTCTGTGCCACCTGCACGTGGTTTGCTTACAATGAAGTAAAATTATACTGTTTATCCTCCTTCCCCCCTGCAAATCCGGAAGGATCAATGCTACCTGTCCTGACATGTTTGTGAAGCCTGTTCCTATAGGCCTCTGCTGATGGAGATCGCACCATCCCCAGCAAGTTGCTCTGGCACGCTTCTGTGCTGACATTATCTGAAAAcctaagttttttttttctctgagctgAAATCCTTTATATGCCATCCTGTTTGCTATGGCCATGGCCTTCTTAGGAATGACCTCTTGGGCACCTGATGACTGTAAtgtttcccttcccttccttgaTTCAGCTTTCTCTTCTACAGACTACAGCAGCTTGATTCCTTCAGCCTCTCTTCATGTTTTCTGTGCCCCCTAGCATCCTCACTGATTTCCTTTGACTTCTTTTCTGTTGAGTTGCATTTTTGAAGTACACTGTCCCTAGCCAGGCATATTACTCCACCTTGTCTTGGAGGCTATGCTCATATGCTCCAGGGTGGTGCCTGCCTTTTCCATTGCAAGTGTTCAGTTTGCTCTCTGTTATACCTTGgactgtttttgaaaaattgcATCCACCTTGTTCCTTCGCTTGTGTTTCTCACTGTTCATAAAGGTAATGCTCAAAGTTGTATCTGTTGAATCTTGCCCCGTGGTGTTTAGCCCATTTCTCCCCCTTGTTCATCTAGTGTTGAATTCTGTTGTCTTTCTATACTTCACAGACTAGAGTGATTCTCAGGTTTAATAGGGCACTCATGGGTGTTAATCATCCAGGCTGTTAtctgaagtaattaaaaagatCTGGTGTCACAATGGACCCCTGCAAAAATCCCTTCAATATGTCCTTCCACTGATAATTAGCACTTGAGGCACAATTATCTCACCAGCTCTGCACTCACCATGTGGTCATACCTTCTTAAGAGAGAGTTAGGACCGCCAGTGTTAAAAACCTTCCTAAGGTCAACATACATGACACCTGCTACTTTTCACTTTATGCATAAAATATTGTGCCATAGCAGGACATTGGACTGGTTTGTCAGCATTTGTTCCTGATGAGTGGCTGTCATCCCTTCCCTAGCTGTACTCTACGTGCATACAAGTGCCTTGTTTAACAAGTTGTTCCAGAACTTTTTTGTCAATTTGAGAAGGACTTTAATTTAGGATTAAAGAAAGCAGCTGACAGAGCATAAACAAGATCGGTTTGGGTGAGCTCTATAAAACTAATGAGGTAGGAAGAAGGTTGTTAATACAGGATTATAACAAGGACAAGAAGGAGGCCAGTCTATCGAACACTTTAGACATGTATCGCCTGAAGTTAGTAAATCAGTGAACGTGGGGCTCCTCCCCTTCTCAGTAAGGGGGAGCTCCATCCTTCCCTGCTCATGGCACCTGATCTACCAGTTAGGGCAACTGAAACCAAAGCCCTTTTAGCAGTATCAACTGTGTAACCATGCGTTTATCTCCAGATGTCCCAGTCTGAGTTGAGTCAGGGTCCTGGGGCCAGGAGCACACCAAAACCCCCAAGCCCTTCCCCTGTCTGCCTAGAGCCTCTTAACAGGTTTTCATCCCATCAAAACCAATCCACGGTCATTCACGGCAGTGTCATCAGTGTGCACGAGGATGAGCACTGTTATGGAGTGGATCACTGGGATGGGTGGCCATGGTGATGTTTCAGTAATATATCTGGTACAGGCTCTTGGGAAACAGCCTGGCTCTCCCCATATCCCAGCTCGGCTGCTGGGTCCATCACTGCAGTACTCTCATTTGAAAGCCTCTGCCCTTTACAGATGGAGTTGCTGAACTGATGATAAGCTTGGGCTTCTATGGGCTAAGCAGCAGACTCCAGAGAGGCAAAAAGAGGTTTTACCTATTATTGAGGAACTAATTTTCAAGTAGCTCGAATTATACTCGAGGGTACTAAACGTGCTTGGCCTCCCTCTTAAGGGAGAGAGCAGTACTGCTGGAGACACCCTTCACAGTCCTCGTCCACCGTCCACCGACAGGGCTGGTGATAGGAAGTGCTTGTGACAGTTGGTAAAGCTTTAAAGTGAACAGCCTCGACCTTTTCTTTGCGGTTTCTTTGCACACCAAACACAAAGAATCCTTTATATTTGTAAAACACATTACAGCCCGATTGCTTTTGAATCAGAGCAGCAAAGAACGAGAGAGATTCAGATGCCACGGTTTGTAACCCgtcccctccttcccaccctaCGCTCAAAGAGCCCGGCAGGCCTTTTgccctcttttgctcttgtgTCACTGAACTTTGCTCGCTCACAGGGTTGCCAAACCCTCCACGCCACCCCTCCCAGGTGCACAGGAGAAGCTGTTTTCTGCTAGTCCAGCAGCCCCTTCCCGGTGGCAGAAGCCCTGTCCCACCCCACAAGGGGCCCTAGATGTGCCAGTCCAGCtgtttctctgcctctctcccagTATCCACCagtttctcccagctgctttccagaagcTGCAGTCTCGCCTCCAgacctgcagcccagcacccatgACATGGCAAACAGCACCCCTGTCATGGCACAGAAACCAGATGGGCTCTGTAGGCTTGCACCGTTGCTTGTGACCAGAAAAATGAGAGTCATGGAGTTTATCACAGCTGAATCTTCTTTCTGCAAGATCAGCTAATACAGTTGGGAAAATGGACAGTGAttcataattttgtttctcaCATGAAGAACTGGTGTGCCTGAAAAGctcctctgcttttattttcctgtcatttAAATTACTCAAATGAAAGATAGTGTCTCTTACGTTCTTCTCTGTTACTAATGCCACTGTTAATTTTTAATCCTTGACATTTCCCTTTTCTAGCCTGATGTACCTCCATTCCCTTGGAAAATACATTCAAAAGCCTCCTGgaaacaaagcaggaaagagaTTCATTACTAGAGCAGATTACTAGACTCATTACTAGAGCACTGCTCCTTCCAAGGTGAGGGGAAGTGACTGAAGATATGGGGACAGAGGTTAGACCACAAAGATAGACATCACTGAGTGCTCCACAGTGACATCCCACCTCCTTAAAAAATGGTGTAATTCACAGTACCTTAGCAAGAGAGTGTAGCTCCACAGGGACCTATTGAGAAACTGCAGGGACGTTTGGACGGTTGCTTTTGCTCATCCATGTGTCAGGCTGCATTTGGCAAGAGGAGAACAAGACATGGAGTGTATCTCACCGGCTTTCCTTTAAGCATTTGTAGTTCCTCCCCAGGGTGCTTGTGAATAGGAAAGTCATGCTCTTAAGGGTGCCTGTAGAGAGTGGTTTAATTTTCCtgggctgtgggatggggatgtgAATCAATTTAAACATCAGGAGAGATTTAGTTGTAGTGAACATGGcctgctcttctgcctgcagctgctaGCAGTTGTTCGATGTGTAGAATAACACAATTATTATGAACCATAATGCCTACTCAGTGGAGCTGTAACAATGGCAGCCATTTACAAAGAAGGCTCTTACTTCCCTGTGACTTTCTCTGTGGTAATTTCATCTCCCATAACCTGTTCAAGGAAAgattcagttaaaaataacaggAGAAGATGGGCATTAAACCTCTCCACAAATGTGGACACATTCACACATCCTCCACATAAAGGTTCAACAAGACCTAAttctgctgggggctgagggggctgcATTACACTgttgctgaagtcagtgggagaaATGATCTGACAGAGACTCAAGTTTGGTAGATGGATATGGTAGATATAACAATTCTAATGGGCCCACCTTCATTCATCACTGGTTATAACTTTTGGTCATAAATGATCAGTGAACTATGAGGCAGTACTATTTTTCTGAGCAGTATCCTTCCTGCTCTCCAGACAACACAAAAAGACTGAATCTCCTCTTAAATGCAAAACTAATCCTAGACCACAGAGTCATTacaaaaatgtgcatttaaatCCCAATCTCttggcaaggaaaagaaagaagtctcCTCTTTTCCCTGACTCACTAATTTCCCCCTACACCCGTGGTTCTTCAGCATCACCATATTTCTGAGCCCTGGCATAGCTGTGACACCCAGTGCCACATCTGTTCATAGCCCTTGGGAGACAGAAGATGCTTGTGACAAGCTCACTGGGGCTTGTTGGAGCTGCTGCTCACTCTTGCTGTGTAACAGGAGGCCTTTCTGGAGACGCTTCCTTCTGTTCTGCCATGTCAGCTCTCAGTCAGCTTAGTTATTTCTAtagtagagaaaaaaacctttcagatACCTGCTGCCAAAGTTAACTGTAATAAACACTAATCTCTCTCACTCGTAAATTGGATGTAGAGGTGGGCTCACAACATCCTTTCCAACTAAGCAGGATGGTTCTTGATGATGAGGACAGAGTGGACAGAAACTCTGGAAACCTCAGCgttcatattttgttttgacaCAGACTGCAGGATTTGCAGTAGTTCCTTATTTTGCCTTGCCTGTGCTGAAAAATGAATATCTAGTCTTGTGTAGTCTTGCCTGACCTTGGAGGTATCCCTCAACATAGCAGCAATAGTTGGTACCTGCTCAGCAGCGTCACCGTTAGTGGTTTGACCCGTAGCTGCAACGGCAGCCACTGCTGTTCCCAGCCCTTTCTCGAGAGCTCTCCAAGCTTAGTCGTGCCCCAGCACCCATCGGCCCGCTGTGGTGACTGACGGTGCAGCTCCACAGCCATCTCAAAGTCAACCAGTTCGCACCAGAGCTCTgcactcccccctcccctgctaCGCTGACAGCaccttcctgccctgcctggcccccaGCACACATGTACTGAACTGGGTCAAGCAGCTcatcagggagcagcagggtcACCATGGCCAATGGGGCATGGGCAGCACCCACCTCACCGCCCTGGTGTGGGGCAAGCAGGGCAGACCCAGAGACTGCAGCCAAATCCAACCAGGAGCCCAGGTCACTAGCCAAAGTCAGGAGACAAGGCGAGCCTGAGGTCAAGCTGGGAAGTCAGCCTGTGAGTCAGGGTCAGGCCCAGTGGAGGTGACCAGCATCAGACCTAGCACCGTGCTGGCCAGCAAGATCCACAGCGATGCAGCAGGTCTGAGGTcaggctgggaaggaaggaCGGGATCAGCAGGCTCCGCAGGCAAGCACAGGCaaggctgtggctgggctgcaggtgggggctcctgcagctcaggcaAGGCCCCTGCAGAGGCCTTTAAACTTTTGTGTAATGACTTGCCAGTTTGACTGTACATGTTTGTTCACATGTCTTCACCAAGACAAGGATCTAATTCTCTTTCAGGTACATGAGTTATCACAGAAGCATGGAAGTGTCACTAcaaaggcacagctggaggtctctagtccaacaGCCCCCTCGAAGCAAGATTGTCACACCACCAGATCAGGTGAGCCATGGCTTTCTCTTGgaaatctccaaggatggagatcaCACAGCGTGTCTGGGTCACCCACTGCAGGCTGCATGACCCTCCTGAAGAGGTTCTTTCCCTAACGTCCAGTCAAAACCTCCCAGGCCACCATTTGCAGCCACCACCACTTGGTACATCATCTGACAACAGCAAGGAGCATGTGGCCCTGTCCCCTCTGCAGCCACCCCACAGACAGTTCCACATTATTACTGGAATGGCTTCTTCTTGGCCCACTCCTGCTCAAAGGCCACATTCTCTGGACCCCTGACCCCCCTGGCTGCCATCCACAGGACCCCGAGCCAGGTCCTCCGCGGTGTTTCTCACGGGGGACCCTGCCCGGGACCGAAGGCTGCAGGTGCACTAGCGCCGGGTCAGAGCGTAACGGAGGGCGGCCGGGACGTGCCGGGACCAGCTcgccgcgggggcgggcgggctgcgggcccgggctggagcccagcggcggcggcagggaCGCGCTCCCCCGGCGCCAGGGGCAAGGGCCCCAGCCGTTCCAGCGGCCCCGGCCGGCCAGCAGCCGCTGTCCCTCCGCCCCGAGCAACCAGCAGCCACCACCGAGCCTCGCCGCCCGCCCCtgcggcccccggcccggcccttTGCGAGGGCGGCCGGGCCCTGCCGGACCCGCCCCGGTGGCCTCGTCCCGCCCCGGCAGTGGCGGAGGCTGTGCCGGCCATGGCGGACCGGCTGTGGCGGCTCTGCAACCTCCTCATAGCCGCCTTCTTCGGGCTGGCGGCCGCCGTGCAGGTGAGGGCGGGGCcgcccgggctgggggcagcggcACCCCCCGCTCCGGCGCCCCCCGCTCCGGCGCCCCCCGCGGAGCGCGGCCTcggccggggcggcggctgCAGGGTCTCAGTGTGCGCCTCCCGCTGCAGGTGAACGACCCCGACGCCGGGCTGTGGATGGTGAGTACGGCCACCCCCctcgccgccccggccccgcgggggtcccggccgcgccgcgctgcGGGACCCCGGGGCCGCCAGGGGACCCCGGCCGCCTGCCTTTAGCTGAGGAGCGAGCGGGCGCCCCAGGCAGCGCCCCGGCCGGAATCCCGCCGCGCTTCCACGATCTTCGAATCCTGGCCGGGCACCCGCCTGTCCCCACCGCCGCCACCAGCTGGACCGCCCCCCCAGCTCGGCTGGGCGTCCTCGGTCCCCAGGGGGGATCCCCCCTCCCCGGTCGGCTTCGGCAGCTCTTCCTCgggcgcaggcagggccgggACTGGGGGCGCGGGGCCCCCCTTGGGGTGGGTGAACCCGGCTGACAGCGGCGGGGCTGCGGTGGCAAAGGGAGCTCCCGCTCCGGGGGAGCCGCCGGCGCAGGTGGGGGGCCCGGGGGTGTCCCCTAGCGGCTTTCCGGGGGGGTCAGGGTGCAGTGCAGGGGCCTCTGCAGCGGGATGGCTGGGCAGCGGTGaccccggggctggggaggaagggctgGCGCTCCGCTGGTGGTCCAGGGTTTGGGTGGTGATGGCGAACATGAGCACTGGCAGTGCCAGGACGCGCCGGAGGAGAGGGATGGCAGGTGGGCTGCACGTTGCCTGGGAAGGGGGGAAGCCTTGGCATGGACCCCTGCTCGTGCTTCCTTACCTTGCTAAGTTTTGCTACAGAGTAGTTTTATGTTTCATTAACAGGCTGTGTACTTAGTGCCAGCTGCCCTGACGCTGCTTGTCAGCATTAACCCCTCCATAACAGGTATGATATTGGTGTGCAAAACAGTGTCTGCTCGAATTTGGCCCCCAaaagttttgttggttttttttttttttttaattgaatcaCAGATCAAGATCAGGCCATGTGGAAACATGTGCTGCTACCTTTTGAGGGCAAAAAGCTGCGGAACCTTCTCCTGCAAAAGCTGGTCATTGGTTTAGTGCTCGTGGTAGGGTGTGCTGCAGACAATCGGGGTGCCCTGCGGAGAGGCCTGTGGCTGGGATGGTCTGGCCTTTGCACCCCAGTCCCTGTGCTTAGAGCTGGAGTAGAGCACAAGCCTGGGAGCATGCTCTGAACCTGGCTCTGCTGTTGACATTAGTGCAGTAATTCACTCTGTTTACTTGTTGTAAATCTGCAGGTTTGCTTATCTACCTCATAGAATagcagctgagctctgcacaGTCCTTTGAAAGAGCTGCAGGTCTCATTATCTAGCATTGCAGCTACCACCCCATGGAGCACACGGGCAGTGATGGGAGCGTTCAGAGGCTTCGGTGCAGTGGCTGAATTTCCAAGGGCATACACTAAGGGAACTAATACCATTCCCCATGTTGAGAGAATCAGTTGGATAAGATTTGGTCCAGGACTccagaaaacttcatttttttgtagtttcaccttcatttttttgtagtttcacccagtagaaataattttaaaataccaacaTTTTCTATACACGCAGTGACTGTATCTTTTCTGAATGAATACTAACTCTgaataaaccaaaaccatgcttatgccaaaaaataaaatcttcaagAATGTATGCTGTTGTCACAGATCACACCTGTCATTGCAATCTCTCGGCATTCTGGCTACCTTAAGCATATAAAGTGGAAGCATTCATAGAGCCAGAACCCATGACTATTGGTTGCCAGTGGCCTTGCACACTTCAGGGGAGGTTTATTTGTGCGATAGGTGTAGCTTCAACGTTACGGCATTTGGCTGGCCAAGAGAATCTGCATGTTAAACTCGCAAGTAGGTTTTTGTTACTTGTGCCAAGATCTATGGAAAATAAACACTAAAATAGCACGACTATTGTGTAACTGGACATTCACCAAGGGACATTTGCCATTCAGGTCTGTGGAAGACCCAGATTctgcctctgctgagctgcagtaAGTTCAGCCAAATGGGGAATCAATTACAACATTGGGTCATGCTGAACTCTTGAATTTTGGCAGTTCATCATCTTTAATGCTTGCGTGGAGGAGTCAGTGCCCAGAAAAGACTACTTTTAACTTTACGTTTTTTGCTGCTGACATTGCTGAGATCAGCGAGAACCGCCTGTGTTGCTTTTCCCCCTTAAGCCCATGGGAATGGACATGGAAAAACCACAAGAATCTGTGGGCCCATTCAGACATTGCACatcatctgtatttctgttcaaAAATGTCAGTCCCCAGGCAAAGATGTCATCAGTGTTGCTCATCATCACAGGGAAAACCTCAGGCAGAGGTTTATCACGGAGAGTGAGGGAAGATGCTCCCTGCAGCATGGTGGTCACCGGTACCCCTGCCAGCTGTTGGGAATCTGAGGCTTGCTCCCCTGGCCTCTTCAGGTCCCCTGGGGTCATGCTGAGCATCTGGTTATGGCTGTGCGCTCTGGGAAGGACCTTCCTCCTGCTTAAGAGAACTTTGATTTGTAATCTGCCTTGTGATTTATTTCCATGCATGTTGAATGCTGGAGCCTGTTTTGTTTGCTAGATAGAATAGGAAACCATTTTCgttggggtgctgctgccaagAAGTTGCATTCCTGGGAAAGCAAGCACCAAGACCTCTACTGTTTATTTTCAACAGCACTGTTTAGCAGATTTCCCTGGTCATGAAAGATGCTGGTATTAATTCCATCTTCCTGCCTAAGAAGTGTATGTTTGATGGAGGCATCTTTTTTAGCAGCTCAGTTGCTTTTTGATATACAGGGTTTACTTCATGCTAcattgcaggttttttttctcagatcaTGGTGTTTGGAGGAGCCTCTGTGACCTTCATTCTGCTTGTTGCATTGTTGGGACCATTGCTTTGGCTTGCTCTTTGTTTGCTTACActcaaggaaatattttgcacGAAGAGGAAGGCAGGTAAGCAGTCATTTCTATTTTCTCCTGCATGCATTCAGCATGCCAGGCCACCTTCTGCTGGTCACTTTGCTAAACTTTATTTGCTGGGCTGTTGCAGTAAGTGCTGTTGGTCCAGGGGAATCAAATTAAGGAGGGACCACAGTGCTCCAGACCAGCACTTTGTTGgacagagagaggagagagtgAACAGTCGGGATTACTTGCCTGATTGGTGGCAGTGAGATTTAATCGGGGGCAGTACAGGCTTTCAAAGACCACAGCACTAGTACAGT comes from Falco naumanni isolate bFalNau1 chromosome 1, bFalNau1.pat, whole genome shotgun sequence and encodes:
- the TMEM220 gene encoding transmembrane protein 220 isoform X2, which produces MADRLWRLCNLLIAAFFGLAAAVQAVYLVPAALTLLVSINPSITDHGVWRSLCDLHSACCIVGTIALACSLFAYTQGNILHEEEGRELFGLVIITVWMSLCRSSAKSPLGGVRLIIAIVVTLFPFVSWLYIYVNKEMRASWPTHCKTVI
- the TMEM220 gene encoding transmembrane protein 220 isoform X1 — encoded protein: MADRLWRLCNLLIAAFFGLAAAVQVNDPDAGLWMAVYLVPAALTLLVSINPSITDHGVWRSLCDLHSACCIVGTIALACSLFAYTQGNILHEEEGRELFGLVIITVWMSLCRSSAKSPLGGVRLIIAIVVTLFPFVSWLYIYVNKEMRASWPTHCKTVI
- the TMEM220 gene encoding transmembrane protein 220 isoform X3, translated to MADRLWRLCNLLIAAFFGLAAAVQVNDPDAGLWMAVYLVPAALTLLVSINPSITDHGVWRSLCDLHSACCIVGTIALACSLFAYTQGNILHEEEGRELFGLVIITVWMSLCRSSAKKLSESFCILHHRSAR